One part of the Elusimicrobiaceae bacterium genome encodes these proteins:
- the gcvPA gene encoding aminomethyl-transferring glycine dehydrogenase subunit GcvPA: MFTPHTQEDKKIMLQKIGASTVQELFAQVPADLLHPVISLPEALPEGALTRHIKELADKNQSLSNFIGAGCEEHFIPAAVNALSSRGEFLTAYTPYQAEASQGTLQTIYEFQSCICALFDMDVCSASHYDGATALAEAAAACLRVNNRTKILYSAGLHPHYKEVLKTYLKHTANVKLEEVPLQNGTVDLAALEKQLTPEVSAFLVAGPNFFGQLEPLEDIGELVHKAGALFVTVAKPLALSLVHTPGQYGADFAVAEGQPLGNAMHFGGPGLGIFTCKKEFVRQVPGRIVGMAKDKNGKRSFVLTLQAREQHIRRERAASNICSNQALCALNAVIYMTLLGPEGLREVAELNLEKAHRLAELLQADGHTLQFHTPFFNEFVLRLNVPAKQVIKKLAKKGIAAGYDLGQVSKELKNCLQVCVTETKTDADLNAYVTAMRGF; the protein is encoded by the coding sequence ATGTTTACTCCCCATACTCAAGAAGATAAAAAAATAATGCTTCAAAAAATCGGTGCGTCCACGGTGCAAGAGTTGTTTGCACAAGTGCCGGCGGATTTATTACATCCGGTTATTTCTTTGCCGGAAGCCTTGCCGGAAGGAGCACTGACTCGTCACATCAAAGAACTGGCCGATAAAAATCAATCGTTGTCCAATTTTATTGGAGCCGGTTGTGAAGAACATTTTATTCCGGCGGCTGTAAATGCACTAAGTAGCCGCGGGGAATTTTTAACCGCTTATACTCCTTATCAAGCGGAAGCCAGCCAAGGTACTTTGCAAACGATTTATGAATTTCAAAGCTGTATTTGTGCGTTATTTGATATGGATGTATGCAGTGCTTCTCATTATGACGGAGCTACGGCCTTGGCGGAAGCGGCGGCCGCTTGTTTGCGAGTCAATAACCGTACTAAAATTTTATATTCTGCCGGTTTGCATCCGCATTACAAAGAAGTGTTAAAGACTTATCTGAAACACACCGCTAACGTGAAATTGGAAGAAGTACCTTTGCAAAACGGTACGGTAGATTTGGCGGCTTTGGAAAAACAACTGACGCCGGAAGTATCTGCGTTCTTAGTAGCCGGGCCGAACTTTTTCGGGCAATTAGAACCGCTGGAAGATATCGGAGAACTGGTGCATAAAGCTGGGGCCTTATTTGTAACGGTGGCTAAACCACTGGCACTTTCTTTGGTGCATACACCGGGCCAGTACGGAGCTGATTTTGCCGTGGCCGAAGGGCAACCGCTTGGAAATGCGATGCATTTTGGTGGCCCGGGATTGGGGATTTTTACCTGCAAAAAAGAATTTGTTCGCCAAGTGCCCGGTCGTATTGTGGGAATGGCAAAAGATAAAAACGGCAAGCGCAGTTTTGTGCTGACCTTGCAAGCACGCGAACAGCATATTCGCCGGGAGCGGGCTGCTTCTAACATTTGTTCCAACCAGGCTTTGTGTGCCTTAAATGCGGTTATTTATATGACCTTGTTGGGGCCTGAGGGACTTAGAGAAGTAGCTGAACTTAATTTGGAAAAAGCGCACCGACTGGCCGAGCTCTTGCAAGCGGACGGGCACACGCTTCAATTCCATACTCCGTTCTTTAATGAGTTTGTGTTGCGGCTCAATGTTCCGGCGAAACAAGTCATTAAAAAATTGGCGAAAAAAGGAATTGCCGCCGGCTATGATTTGGGCCAAGTGAGCAAGGAATTAAAAAATTGTTTGCAGGTATGCGTAACGGAAACAAAAACCGACGCCGATTTGAATGCTTATGTAACGGCTATGAGGGGGTTTTAA
- the gcvH gene encoding glycine cleavage system protein GcvH — MHTAENSKYVKTHEWAYLENGVATVGISEYAQQEIGDIVFVDLPKIGTQVTAGQNCCVIESVKSASEIYAPLSGEIVEVNEAVNADPALVNRAAHGDGWLFKIKASKPEEYEGLMDLKAYQDTLDK; from the coding sequence ATGCATACGGCAGAAAATAGTAAATATGTAAAAACGCATGAATGGGCTTATTTGGAAAATGGAGTGGCCACTGTGGGAATTAGCGAATATGCTCAGCAGGAAATCGGAGATATTGTGTTTGTAGATTTGCCGAAAATTGGCACGCAAGTAACCGCCGGACAAAATTGCTGTGTAATTGAATCTGTTAAATCTGCCAGCGAAATTTATGCTCCGCTCAGCGGCGAAATTGTAGAAGTGAACGAGGCAGTCAATGCAGATCCGGCCTTGGTCAACCGCGCTGCGCACGGGGATGGATGGCTATTTAAAATCAAAGCCAGCAAACCGGAAGAATATGAAGGATTAATGGATTTGAAGGCCTACCAAGACACCTTAGATAAATAA
- the gcvT gene encoding glycine cleavage system aminomethyltransferase GcvT codes for MSTENLKKTPLCAACEAAGGKMVDFHGWLLPVQFDSILAEHKAVREAAGMFDVSHMGQVWVEGKDAWKFLQYVNTNIIKRTQFKGTYSHLVDEKGHIIDDAISFALSPEKYLVVVNAACIDIDAAWFSKNAAGFDVKITNDSENWGMIALQGPKALEYAAALLPGVQDMERFTIKEIELFGAKGYVTRTGYTGEDGVEIMLPPAQIVPLWDNLKTAGVKPCGLGARDVLRLEAGYLLNGVDATGTQTPYEAGCGWVVKLDKEKFIGQQALSAQKVAGLKRKLTGFMLTVPGVPREGCKIFKDGKEKGYVTSGTFSPLFKGIAVGYADTDLQEGDAVEIEIHGRKLPAKKVKTPFYQNRV; via the coding sequence GTGAGTACAGAAAATTTGAAGAAAACGCCGCTATGCGCTGCCTGTGAGGCCGCCGGCGGAAAAATGGTAGATTTTCACGGGTGGTTGTTGCCCGTACAGTTTGACAGTATTTTAGCCGAGCATAAGGCCGTGCGCGAAGCGGCGGGTATGTTCGACGTTTCTCATATGGGACAAGTATGGGTAGAAGGGAAAGATGCGTGGAAATTTTTGCAATATGTGAATACCAATATCATCAAACGTACTCAGTTCAAGGGGACCTATTCACATCTCGTCGATGAAAAAGGTCATATTATTGATGATGCTATTTCATTTGCGCTTTCTCCGGAGAAGTATTTGGTAGTGGTCAATGCGGCCTGTATTGATATTGATGCGGCGTGGTTTAGTAAAAATGCCGCCGGATTTGACGTCAAAATCACCAATGATAGTGAGAACTGGGGCATGATTGCCTTACAAGGGCCGAAGGCCTTGGAATATGCCGCTGCATTACTACCGGGTGTGCAGGACATGGAACGTTTTACGATTAAAGAAATCGAATTATTCGGTGCCAAAGGATATGTGACCCGCACCGGTTATACCGGCGAAGACGGCGTAGAAATTATGTTGCCGCCGGCGCAGATTGTGCCGTTGTGGGATAACCTCAAAACTGCCGGTGTAAAACCCTGCGGCCTGGGCGCGCGCGATGTGCTACGTTTGGAAGCGGGCTATTTGCTTAACGGCGTAGATGCCACCGGAACACAAACCCCGTATGAAGCAGGTTGCGGGTGGGTGGTTAAATTAGATAAAGAAAAATTTATCGGACAACAAGCCCTTTCTGCTCAAAAAGTAGCCGGTCTAAAAAGAAAATTGACCGGGTTCATGTTGACTGTTCCCGGTGTGCCGCGCGAAGGATGCAAGATTTTTAAAGACGGCAAAGAAAAAGGGTATGTCACCAGCGGTACATTCTCTCCGTTGTTTAAGGGGATTGCTGTAGGATATGCCGATACGGATTTACAAGAAGGAGACGCAGTAGAAATAGAAATACACGGCCGCAAATTGCCGGCTAAGAAAGTCAAAACACCGTTTTATCAAAATCGGGTATAA
- a CDS encoding M48 family metallopeptidase — MSDTQSVISDVKLFIERLKKEMPEVFGSAEENSAAEPDKILYEGKLYPVRIHVTPDQEEGVDFNGELFNIYLQTPQTNPNTLAETWLREKATEVLKAKTAQWAAKIGVEYNNVVIKDQQTLWASCSAKKNINYTYRIIKMPPAIRDYLVVHELCHLVHMNHGTEYWQLVGQFCPDYKTCRRWLNENRGAVCANLELKYTPEK; from the coding sequence ATGAGCGATACCCAAAGTGTGATTAGTGATGTAAAACTATTTATCGAACGGCTTAAAAAAGAAATGCCGGAAGTGTTCGGTTCTGCCGAGGAAAACTCCGCCGCCGAGCCGGACAAAATATTGTACGAAGGCAAATTGTATCCGGTGCGCATTCACGTAACACCGGACCAAGAGGAAGGGGTGGATTTTAACGGAGAACTTTTTAATATCTATCTGCAAACCCCGCAAACCAATCCCAACACACTGGCCGAAACGTGGCTGCGCGAAAAAGCAACAGAGGTGTTAAAAGCCAAAACAGCTCAGTGGGCCGCTAAAATAGGGGTAGAATATAATAACGTAGTCATCAAAGATCAACAAACCTTGTGGGCCAGTTGCTCTGCTAAAAAGAATATCAATTACACCTACCGCATCATCAAAATGCCGCCTGCCATACGGGATTATTTAGTCGTGCATGAATTGTGCCACTTAGTGCACATGAACCACGGCACCGAGTATTGGCAATTGGTAGGACAGTTCTGCCCAGATTACAAAACCTGCCGCCGATGGCTCAATGAAAACCGCGGCGCAGTTTGTGCAAATCTGGAACTAAAATATACGCCGGAAAAATAA
- a CDS encoding UvrD-helicase domain-containing protein, producing MIVEQALNSLNPQQKQAALYEDGPCLIVAGAGTGKTKTLTTKIAKLIEEGYSPYRILAVTFTNKAAQEMRERVEQLVPGQSRQVWIHTFHSFGVRVLRQNAEKIGLSKDFAIYDESEQKRVVTLLLEQLGVKDPKKEAGQIVGTISRAKDDGITPEMLTTSAMQSGLDYQIRAAEIYRRYEQKLKEAGALDFGDLLVKTLQLFKEHEDVRTYYQQFFQYVLVDEYQDTNHTQYLITRLLAEKHRKLCVVGDPDQSIYSWRGANIRNILEFEKDFPDAKIITLEQNYRSTKVILDASNKLITKNTQRKEKNLFTDKPHGDEIEVRQAPTEGQEADWVAKTIKYQIDVEGNSLNGIAVFYRTNAQSRNFEEKFRRYQIPYRLVGTVRFYDRKEIKDILAYARLLINPNDDINLLRVINTPTRGLGKTAQEKFMSYAQANHISLYSALKAVQTVPDLTPQARRAALEFVRLIEGWRAAVLFSTPTNLMDKIIKTSGYEAMLESELEKDPEAESRLQNLDELINAVKEYEERKEEPSLSDFLQEVSLMTGTDDSQAGESGAVTLMTVHLAKGLEFNTVFVTGLEDGLFPIHSDDENEMEEERRLCYVAMTRAKEKLFMTYAAQRRRYGELKDNVPSRFLFESGLLKEEDREQYEQSRPRYDNFRTKYGLYGQGGGFYGGQRNKSGYQGSFGRSADSYNGFEGFVSRSKFQKKYDEHGYEIEEVDLDYAPRRFATSDSRRHFPNTSAPKQEKGTSTTTGNGKTVTVGGKVRHGVFGEGQITAVAGSGDSCKITVQFGKGVMRTFMLAFAPLEIL from the coding sequence ATGATCGTAGAACAGGCCCTTAATTCCTTAAATCCGCAACAAAAACAGGCCGCCTTATATGAGGACGGCCCGTGTCTGATTGTGGCAGGTGCGGGAACGGGCAAAACCAAAACGCTGACCACCAAAATCGCTAAACTTATTGAGGAAGGATATTCTCCGTACCGCATTTTGGCTGTTACCTTTACCAATAAAGCCGCACAGGAAATGCGCGAGCGTGTGGAACAATTAGTCCCCGGCCAAAGCCGCCAAGTGTGGATACATACTTTTCACTCATTTGGCGTGCGTGTGTTGAGGCAAAATGCCGAAAAAATAGGTTTGTCTAAAGATTTTGCCATTTATGATGAAAGCGAGCAAAAGCGTGTAGTCACCTTACTACTTGAACAGCTTGGCGTTAAAGACCCTAAGAAAGAAGCAGGGCAAATTGTCGGTACCATTTCCCGTGCCAAAGATGATGGAATTACCCCGGAGATGTTGACCACCTCCGCTATGCAAAGCGGTCTGGATTATCAAATTCGCGCCGCGGAAATTTACAGACGTTACGAACAAAAACTCAAGGAAGCTGGCGCTTTGGATTTCGGAGATTTGCTCGTTAAAACCTTACAACTTTTCAAAGAGCACGAGGATGTACGCACGTATTATCAGCAGTTTTTCCAATATGTATTAGTGGATGAGTATCAGGATACAAACCATACCCAGTATCTCATCACGCGTTTGTTGGCTGAAAAGCACCGCAAGTTGTGTGTGGTGGGCGACCCGGACCAAAGTATTTATTCATGGCGTGGGGCGAACATCCGCAACATTTTGGAATTTGAAAAAGATTTTCCGGATGCCAAAATTATTACGCTGGAGCAGAATTATCGCTCCACAAAAGTGATTTTGGATGCCTCTAATAAACTCATTACCAAGAACACGCAACGTAAAGAAAAAAATCTCTTTACCGATAAACCGCACGGCGATGAAATAGAAGTGCGGCAGGCTCCTACCGAAGGCCAAGAGGCCGATTGGGTCGCCAAAACCATTAAATATCAAATCGATGTGGAAGGGAACTCATTAAATGGTATTGCGGTTTTCTACCGCACTAATGCACAGAGCCGTAATTTTGAAGAAAAATTCCGCCGTTATCAAATTCCCTATCGCTTGGTCGGTACGGTGCGTTTCTATGACCGAAAAGAAATTAAAGATATATTGGCGTATGCGCGGCTATTGATTAATCCCAATGATGATATTAATTTGTTGCGCGTTATCAATACGCCCACGCGCGGGCTGGGCAAAACCGCCCAAGAGAAATTTATGTCCTATGCCCAAGCCAATCATATTTCTTTATATAGCGCCTTAAAAGCGGTACAAACCGTGCCGGATTTAACCCCGCAAGCGCGGCGCGCGGCACTGGAATTTGTGCGTTTAATAGAGGGTTGGCGAGCGGCTGTTTTATTCTCTACCCCGACGAATTTGATGGATAAAATAATTAAAACGTCCGGTTACGAAGCAATGCTTGAGTCGGAGTTGGAAAAAGACCCCGAAGCTGAGTCCCGCTTGCAGAACTTAGACGAATTAATTAATGCGGTCAAGGAATATGAAGAACGCAAAGAAGAGCCCTCTTTATCAGATTTTTTGCAGGAAGTTTCTTTGATGACTGGTACCGATGATTCCCAAGCCGGTGAAAGCGGGGCCGTCACGCTGATGACAGTGCATTTGGCTAAAGGGCTTGAGTTTAACACCGTGTTTGTCACCGGTTTAGAGGACGGGCTATTCCCTATTCATAGCGATGATGAAAATGAGATGGAGGAAGAACGCCGTCTTTGCTACGTTGCTATGACACGTGCGAAAGAAAAATTGTTTATGACTTACGCCGCACAACGGCGTCGATATGGCGAGCTCAAAGACAATGTCCCCTCTCGCTTTTTATTTGAAAGCGGCTTGTTAAAAGAGGAAGACCGGGAACAGTACGAGCAAAGCCGTCCGCGTTATGATAATTTCCGCACGAAGTATGGATTGTATGGCCAAGGCGGCGGTTTTTACGGTGGGCAACGTAATAAAAGTGGATATCAAGGCAGTTTTGGCCGAAGTGCGGATAGTTACAATGGTTTTGAAGGATTTGTTAGCCGCAGTAAATTTCAGAAAAAATACGATGAACACGGCTACGAGATAGAAGAAGTAGATCTTGATTACGCGCCGCGTCGTTTTGCCACTTCGGATTCACGCCGGCATTTCCCAAATACTTCTGCCCCTAAACAAGAAAAAGGCACCTCCACTACTACAGGTAATGGCAAGACGGTAACGGTGGGGGGAAAAGTAAGACATGGCGTCTTTGGAGAGGGACAGATTACTGCCGTGGCCGGCTCGGGGGACAGTTGCAAGATAACGGTGCAATTTGGCAAAGGCGTCATGCGCACCTTTATGCTTGCCTTTGCTCCGCTGGAAATTTTGTAG